From Streptomyces sp. SAI-135:
GCCTCAGAAGCCTAGGAACTGACCCCGGACAGTTCTCAGCCTCGCCGCCCTGAACGGGCCGTGGCGGGCTCTCCTGGCCCGTGGTCGGGCCGACCAGGAGGCAGACCACGGGCGCGACCGGGGAGTTGACAGGCTTGCGGGCGTGGACGTCGTCGGCCAGTTCTAGGCGGTCACGTCGTCGGCGGGCGGCGCAAGAGGGCCTTGAGCAAGCCTGTGGGCTGCCGGGCGAGGTCGATACGGCACAAGGGGCAGTGCTGGCCGTCCTCGGGAGGGGCGTCGTCGAAGCGCACGCCGAACGGGCCGGTGACCGCCTGCCCGCACCGCGCGCAAGGAGCGGGAGGCTCGACTACAGGAGCAGGGGTGGGGACAGGAGCAGGGGTGGTCGTGGTCGTCCACGGGCTACGGGCTTGCGCCTGCTCTCGCTCCTGGCGTTCCCGTTCCTGCCGCTCGCGGCGGCGTTCGCTGTCGCGTGCTTGCCATGCTTCGACACCGTCGGGGTTGGCCAGCGCGTCGGTGAGGGTTTCCCACTGGCGGTGTCCGCAGCGCCACCACACCGCCCCCAGCGGCCCGTCCTTTTGCAGGCGCGGCAGGGTGGTGAAGACGAGCGGGATGGCGTCCGTGTAGTTCTGGTAGCTGTCCCGCTCGCTGAGGCTGCCGCCCATGTTCTCGTACCGGCCGGACCACACGTCGCGGGTCAGGTCCAGGACCCGGTTCATCCGGTTCTTCAGCGCCTCCTGCCCGGCGCGGACCCCCGGGTTGAACACGACTACGACCGGTGGGTGGCCCTCGCGGCCGGTGGGCGGGTACAGGGAGCGCCAGGCCGGAATCTGACGGCCCCGGGCGTCTTTGGTTGTGCGGCGGAAGTAGTCGCGGTAGCGGTCGAACTTGGCCGCCAGGCGCTCCGGAGACTCGGTGCAGTTGTCGACCTCCACCATCAGCACCGGCACGCCTGCGTCCGGGGCGAGCAGCACGGCGTCGGTCTGGACCGTCGACCGGCCCCGGGTGCCGCCGGAGAGCACGTGCACCACTTCCGTCGACCAGGACGCGGGAGTGCCGATCCCGGCCGGCTCCCGTGGGGCTGTTTTTTGAGGGGGCGTCACCGGGGCGGCACCGGTGTGGCGTACGGGCTGGGTCGGTTCTGGGACGGTGCGGGTGATGGCGATGATCGTCTCGTTCACGGCCATGGCGTGCGGGGCCCCCGAGCGGGCCGCGCCCCGGGCGGTACCGCCCATCTCCCCGACCGGACGCGAGAGAACCTCAGCCGCGGCGTCCAGACCCAGCGGAGTCAGGCCCCACAGTTTGGAGCCGTCCCGCGCGTTGCCCTCCGAGACGACCAGCCCGTGCTTCGCGAGATCCAGACAGGCGTTGCGCACCGCCTTGTTGTCCTTGTGGCCCGGGCACATCAGCCGCCGCACCTGATCGGCGCTGGCGACCTTCAGCACGCCCAGCGCGGCCAGGACGTGCGCGCGTACCGCTCCGGTGGATCCGTACGGGTAGGTCTTCGAGCCACCCACCGCTGCCCCTCCCTGCCTCTTGCGCAGTCCCCTGACTGCGCAGCCGCGGGCCCGGCGGTGCGGGGCCCGCCAGCACCGCGCAAGCCTCCCGAGGCTCTCGACTTTCCGCCCGCCCCCACCCCTACCACCCACCACTGACACACAAGGGCGGCGGGGAGAGGAGAGAGAAGAGGGTTGTCGAGACTGTTGGTTGGGCTTGCCCACACCCTCTGACCAGGCAAAACCATGCGCGGCTTGCATGAGCAGACGGTAGGGGGTTCGGCAGGGGCCCCGGTAGGGAGAAAGGTAGGGAGCTTGCCCTCTGCCCAGCGTCTGCGCAGGGCTGCTGAGTCCGCCGTAAGGCCCGCAAGAGGGCCCGGCCAGGAGGTCGACGGCCCACTTGCGGGGCCCCGCGCTGCATGTTCGAACGAAGCGAACAGGTGCTTCCGACTTTGGAAGGATTCCGGCAGCGCCGGGCCCGTGTACCAGGGCCTCTCGCTTTGGAAGCTGGTCGCGGCCACGGTGCTCCCGGACTACCCGCCCTGTGCCTGGCGCACTCCGGTCGGGCGGACCACCGGGGCCCCGCCCGGTGGGAGTCAGTCGGTGTACAAGCCCTCAGTCTGAAGTTCGTGCAAGCTGGTCCGATGGACAGCCAACGTCCCGTCCGGGCTGAGGTAGTGGGTTCAGCTGCGGCGGCAGTTCTTCGGGGGGCTGGTCGCGTGCCCGGCACGTCCTCGCCGATCACCGCGCTTTCGCCGACACCGTCACCCGCATCAGCGGCGGTCCCAGCACCCCGGAGTCGGGCCGAACACCGGATTCCGGGTGAGAAGCGCCATGACGGTGGGCGGGACCAACCGGTCCCGCCCACCGTGGTGATGAAGCTCAGCGCACCTGCGGAGGCTTCCGGGGCTGTGGGACAGCCGGAAGGATCTCCCACAGCGGTCGCCTGCCCCGGGCCCACTGCTCCAGTACGCGCCGGTCGACCAGGTGCAGGCGCTGCTGCCGGGCGAAGTCGCGGGCGGGCCCGGAGATCCTTCCGTTGGTCACCATCACGATGACGTCGCCGCCGTGCACCGGCCGGCCGGTGCCGTTGAGCGTCTGCAGTTCCGGGGTCCCGACCGCCGAGCCGTCCAGTCCCTTCTTGCGGTGCTTGCACTGGATCACCCACAGCCGGCCGAGGGGATCGTGCCCCTTCACGTCGGCGCCGAGGTCGCCCCGGCCGCCGCAGCGCAGCGCGTCATAGGAACCGTCCCGGGTCAGCAGGTCACGTACGGCGTTCTCGAAGGCGCTGTGGTGCATGGCGTCCAGCTGGCTGAGCGTGTAGGTCAGGCCTTCGACCCGCAGTTGCGCGGACCGCATCTGGTCAACCTGCCGGGAGATCCAGCCCGCGAGGGCGAGGAGCGCCAGCAGGCCGAGCACGACCAGGACCCACCAGTGCGCCCACACCCACTGTCCGACCTTGACCAGCACCAACCCGACGGCCACGAGTGCGCCTAAGGCGATGAGCAGATCGTCGTCGCTCTTGCGTCGCCGCCGGCGCGGGCTCACGGGAAGACCCCTGCCGCCACGGTGCGCAGCGCCCCGCGTACATCCCTGCCGGTGTGAGCGACGTTTTCATGTCCCCTGTTCCCGGGCACCTTTCCCCCTCGTCTGCAGCTCCCCGCCGCTTTCATGACAGCACCCGGCACTGACAGTCGGCCCGCCGTCAGAATCACCCGTCTGAAAATCGCTGGCCTGTGCCCAACAGCTGCGCACAGTCGAGGAGTTGGCCGCCTAGGACTGTCAGTGCCGGGCGCTACCGTCGAATGTTGCGCCGAGGAACTCCCGGCCCCGCCTGGGGGCACTGCCCCCCTTTCACCGCCGAGGACCGCCCGTGACCTACGTACGCCCCCACTACCGCCGTGACGGCACCTACGTCAAAGGCCACAACCGCCGCACCCGGCCGCGCACCGCACCACCCCGTACGGCACCCCGACGCACCACCCCGCGGCCCCGCCCGGTCCCCACCGGACCGACGACCTACGTCCGCCCCCACTACCGCACCGACGGCACCCGCGTGCGCGGGCACCACCGGTCCCTCAGCCCGCGCACCATCGCCGTCGCAGCGGGCAGCGGGGGCGGGGGTCTGCTGCTGCTCCTGTTACTGCTGGCCCTGGCCGGCGGACCGGGAACGAGCAGCAAGGCACCGGCCGGCACCACGCCGTCGCACCCGGCATTGGTCCTTGCCAGTCACCACCGGTAGGACCCGGCCCGCGCAGCGAGCAGACACAGCACAGGGCCCCGGGCTGTTTGCCGCCCGGGGTCAACGATGCCGCCGCCCGTATCGCCTACCGCGAGGTGCCCACCCGGGTCCTCAGCGTGGGCGACTACGACCTCAGCGGCTTGAGCATCCTGAACGCCGCGGCCGAGGACGTCGCCGCGTTCGTCGAGGAGATGGGTGGTACCCCGCCGAACGTGAAACGGATCGCCGTCACCGAGGAGCAGATCACCCTCTACGGACTGGCTGGCCCCCGAGCACCGGAAGTATCCGCAGCTCGGTGGTCTGAGACGGGTCCCCTGCCCACTGTTGAGGGGAGCGGCGGGGCAGGTAGTCCGCCTCCTGCGGGACGCGGTGCCGT
This genomic window contains:
- a CDS encoding replication-relaxation family protein, producing the protein MGGSKTYPYGSTGAVRAHVLAALGVLKVASADQVRRLMCPGHKDNKAVRNACLDLAKHGLVVSEGNARDGSKLWGLTPLGLDAAAEVLSRPVGEMGGTARGAARSGAPHAMAVNETIIAITRTVPEPTQPVRHTGAAPVTPPQKTAPREPAGIGTPASWSTEVVHVLSGGTRGRSTVQTDAVLLAPDAGVPVLMVEVDNCTESPERLAAKFDRYRDYFRRTTKDARGRQIPAWRSLYPPTGREGHPPVVVVFNPGVRAGQEALKNRMNRVLDLTRDVWSGRYENMGGSLSERDSYQNYTDAIPLVFTTLPRLQKDGPLGAVWWRCGHRQWETLTDALANPDGVEAWQARDSERRRERQERERQEREQAQARSPWTTTTTPAPVPTPAPVVEPPAPCARCGQAVTGPFGVRFDDAPPEDGQHCPLCRIDLARQPTGLLKALLRRPPTT
- a CDS encoding restriction endonuclease; protein product: MSPRRRRRKSDDDLLIALGALVAVGLVLVKVGQWVWAHWWVLVVLGLLALLALAGWISRQVDQMRSAQLRVEGLTYTLSQLDAMHHSAFENAVRDLLTRDGSYDALRCGGRGDLGADVKGHDPLGRLWVIQCKHRKKGLDGSAVGTPELQTLNGTGRPVHGGDVIVMVTNGRISGPARDFARQQRLHLVDRRVLEQWARGRRPLWEILPAVPQPRKPPQVR